Proteins from a single region of Ailuropoda melanoleuca isolate Jingjing chromosome 15, ASM200744v2, whole genome shotgun sequence:
- the LOC100469725 gene encoding LOW QUALITY PROTEIN: olfactory receptor 6C2-like (The sequence of the model RefSeq protein was modified relative to this genomic sequence to represent the inferred CDS: inserted 1 base in 1 codon), with product MKNHSAIIFILLGLTDDPQLQGFFSVFLFFTYIFTVAGNLIIILLTLLDSNLKTPMYFFLWNFSILEIIFTTLCVPRFLYSLTTGDKSVTYNACAIQLFFVILIGATEFFLPTTTCYDRYVAICKPLHYTTIMNERVCTILVLCCWLIGLIVILPPLSLGVQLDFCNSNLIDHFGCDASPLLKIVCXTKFVEQLVLIMAVLTLIVTLVCVIMSYTYIIKTILRLPSAQQRKKAFSTCSSHIIVVSITYGGCIFIYIKPAKEGVASNKVVSLLNTSIIPLMNHFIYTLQNKQVTQAFKHSIKKMAFLSKD from the exons ATGAAAAATCATTCTGCAATAATATTCATCCTACTAGGATTAACAGATGACCCACAGCtacagggttttttttcagtatttctgtttttcacctACATTTTCACTGTTGCTGGAAATCTAATCATTATCCTCCTCACTCTGTTAGACTCTAATCTCAAAAcacccatgtactttttcctttggaatttttccatcttagaaataatatttacaacTCTCTGTGTTCCTCGATTCCTGTACAGCCTGACAACTGGGGACAAAAGTGTTACCTATAATGCATGTGCCATCCAATTATTTTTTGTCATCCTCATTGGAGCAACAGAATTTTTTCTTCCAACCACCACGTGCTATGACCGCTACGTAGCTATCTGCAAGCCCTTGCACTACACTACCATCATGAATGAAAGGGTATGCACCATTCTTGTCCTTTGCTGTTGGCTGATTGGGTTAATTGTCATACTCCCACCACTTAGCCTGGGAGTTCAGCTAGATTTCTGTAACTCCAATCTCATTGACCATTTTGGTTGTGATGCATCTCCTCTTCTGAAGATTGTAT TCACCAAATTTGTAGAGCAACTTGTTTTAATCATGGCTGTGTTGACCCTCATAGTCACACTAGTCTGTGTAATTATGTCCTACACATACATCATCAAGACTATTTTAAGACTCCCTTCAgctcagcaaagaaaaaaggcTTTCTCCACTTGTTCTTCCCACATCATTGTAGTTTCCATCACCTATGGAGGTTGCATCTTCATCTATATCAAACCAGCAAAGGAAGGAGTGGCCAGTAACAAGGTGGTGTCATTGCTCAACACTTCAATCATCCCTTTGATGAACCATTTCATTTATACACTACAGAATAAGCAAGTCACACAAGCTTTTAAACACTCGATTAAAAAGATGGCATTTCTTTCAAAGgattag